In Channa argus isolate prfri chromosome 15, Channa argus male v1.0, whole genome shotgun sequence, the DNA window AGATTTCAGTGTGTAGGTATTAGGTAAACTGAAGCaaaatttatcatttttaaaaaatcccatGATAAGGTTTGGCTCAATGTTAATGTAATACACAAGAAgcaagtgtaaaatgttttcttaccttttctttaaaaaaaaaaaaaaagtacattaagCCACATTGTCACAAAAGACTGTGCAttcttttaaacaataaaatctaCATGAGCAAGACACAATCTGAAATAAGTTGCAGctctttgttgttttccagACATCGTGTAGAAtccatttaatgaaaaaagtaaaataaaatacagaaaagtgaGTTTGAAATATCCTAATGTTTAATGAAAGGGTGATGTGCTGATCAGCAAGGAAGGGGTACAGTAAAACTACGACGGAAAGGGGAAAGAGCCTGGTACTCAAAACACATCTGTTTTAACTGCAATACATTTCAGTCCAAAGGAACTGCTGTTACATCCTTGTGCACTAGCTATCTGTGTGTCAAGGATGCAGGTGGAGATCACTGGGGAGGAGGCGGATGGGTACTATGGATATAAGTGTGCTGCTGTTGTCACATAGAAGTAAAGAAatgtaagggaaaaaaaactattcctTCTAGTTTAACTATATCCCTCTGATCAAAGTTCAAAATGGAAGCAAGCACCACACATGTGGCGCTAACTGCTGGGCCTGATCGTGACTTCCACTTTCCTTACATCTTGGAGATGAATAggttctgtgttttccttttttttttgttggttctTAAACCCTCTTCAAAGTGCACTCATACTGCATACAGTTCGTAGATCTTCTTGGCGCAATACGCCAGGGCAGCCAGTGCTATCGTATTATGGAGTCTCTTTCTGTGGATGTCATCCCTGCGTACCAACACCACGGGTGTTGAGGAGGTGAGTGTATGCAGGGGCAGCCGTGAGAGTTTTTGGCTGTCATATTCCACCTGGTACTTGCAGCAGGGGTCAAATTGCCATGAAATCCCGTAGAGGGCAGCACAGGCCACGCTGAGGGCACCGGCGGGCAATGCCACATATCGCGAATATTCAATGGGCAGCGAAAGTGGTGTTAAGAGGCAGGCAGCACCTGACAACACAGCCGTCTTGTGCAGGCAGTTGCCGACGGTAATCCAACGGGCCGTCTCATCTCCAATGCGTGTGGGCTCAATAACAATGTATTTATACTGGGCCTCCAGTGCCTGCTCCAGCTCATACTCAAACTGGTCCTGTGCATTCTCCCCATTGTAGATCTCATGCACAATGTAGCAGTCTGTCGCAGCCATCACTCCTCTGtgcagaaacagagaaacagcAAGGGAAGAATACGTTTATGGCCAGATACTCAGCAAATGTGACACGGATTTGCTTACATCTCTGCATCAACCTGTTAAAATATTgctgacacatttaaatttcagtttagtttccattattgaaataaaatctataaagTACTTTGTCTCACTAGCAGGTAAAAACGGGcatactgtaaaatgtggacTAAAAGTTGGTGTCATAGAATGCAGAATTCAATTCCTAGTGATTCTGTAGTTATcttcaaaaaatatattaggaacatttctattttgaaatattcagaTCTTAATCTGTATACAGTGTATGAATGTTGATTattggctttttatttatttctgcctGAACATTTGCTACGATTTTATGCAATTGCATGACTAATTCATCTGATTTCATGTTAATTAATATATCATATATACTGTaccagtaaataaaaaaactaaaactaacatTAGAAGCACAAACGGCTGATACTTTAGCTTGCTAAACATTTACTACAACTAACTCGATACTGCCGATAGTCTTGCTGAATACTCGGCCACTTCTTTCCTCACACAACAATAAACAGAATATAATCGaggtttgttttgaaattgtcATTTAACATAAGAGACGTGTCAAACACTGTCAACATGCTGAGGCCTTGCAGCAGCTACATGTTGATGGGATAAACGCAACCCACTTGGGAAAATACCAAGCGTCAAAGACAACGGGGCATTGGCTTAAACAAGGTGAAGGGTTTGAAGTTGgggggaaaagaaaatcaatgttACACCACCGACCCAGTAGCGTTGTGTAACCGAGAGTCTGATAGATATTATTTCCTAACTCGCTTACATGGTAACATTAGAAAGTTGAAGGACTGGTGAGCTACCGTTATGTTCAGACCgctttacttttaaaaacaggGCGACAAACACAACGGGCAACACTATTAAGTTAGATCGCCTAGCGTGTGAACCAGGACATACCGTGGTACCGCACGGTTAACCGCAACTTTTCTCACTGTTAGCCGCTGGATGTGAAACGAGCAAAAGATCACATGAGCTGCTCGTTTGTTTGCTCGCTAATGTTAGCTAGCCGTACACGTTAGCCTGCTACCATTAGCTTAACCATGAGACAGAAATGCGACTTATCGCGTTGGTATTTAACGTTAAATCCCAAACGGTATGCATGCTCACGATCTGACAATTGGTTACAT includes these proteins:
- the tmem11 gene encoding transmembrane protein 11, mitochondrial, with amino-acid sequence MASLGRRRGVPVSRERGVMAATDCYIVHEIYNGENAQDQFEYELEQALEAQYKYIVIEPTRIGDETARWITVGNCLHKTAVLSGAACLLTPLSLPIEYSRYVALPAGALSVACAALYGISWQFDPCCKYQVEYDSQKLSRLPLHTLTSSTPVVLVRRDDIHRKRLHNTIALAALAYCAKKIYELYAV